One window of Methanofervidicoccus abyssi genomic DNA carries:
- the tpiA gene encoding triose-phosphate isomerase, with product MKPFIVINYKTYREGVGKRGLEIAKIAEKISEESGVPIGVCPQFLDLRMIRENVNIPVYAQHFDPVSPGSNTGSILVDTLVDCGLNGSLLNHSEKRMILADLEKTIQLAKEHNLETIVCTNNIYVSKAVAAMEPHMLAIEPPELIGTGIPVSKANPEVVEGTVREVRKINRSVRILCGAGISKGEDVAAALELGAEGVLLASSVVKSKDVEGAIRELIKCI from the coding sequence ATCAAGCCCTTTATAGTTATCAACTATAAAACCTACAGGGAGGGTGTAGGTAAAAGAGGGTTAGAGATAGCAAAGATAGCTGAAAAAATCTCGGAAGAGAGTGGAGTACCGATAGGAGTCTGTCCACAGTTTTTAGATCTAAGAATGATAAGGGAGAATGTAAATATACCTGTATATGCCCAACACTTCGATCCAGTATCCCCTGGAAGCAACACTGGAAGTATCTTAGTGGACACTCTCGTAGATTGTGGTTTAAATGGCAGTCTCCTAAATCACTCTGAAAAGAGGATGATCTTAGCAGACCTGGAGAAGACCATTCAACTTGCCAAGGAGCACAACTTGGAGACTATCGTCTGTACCAATAATATATATGTATCAAAGGCCGTGGCTGCCATGGAACCACATATGTTGGCTATAGAACCACCTGAGTTGATAGGTACAGGTATCCCAGTGTCCAAGGCTAATCCAGAGGTAGTGGAAGGTACTGTAAGGGAAGTAAGGAAGATAAACAGGAGTGTAAGGATCTTATGTGGTGCAGGCATATCCAAGGGGGAAGATGTTGCAGCTGCATTGGAGTTGGGAGCAGAAGGGGTGTTGTTAGCCTCAAGTGTTGTTAAGTCCAAAGATGTAGAAGGTGCTATAAGAGAACTTATAAAATGTATCTAA
- the hisC gene encoding histidinol-phosphate transaminase → MIEKLVRDRVKSLKPYVPGKSKEEIIRKYNLNPEDIIKLGSNENPWGCSKKIKEELLREIGNLHQYPEPVNPVLMEELGNFLDVPRENIIVGGDGADEIIDTLMRTFVDVGDEVIIPIPTFTQYRVSAHIHGANIRYGRYNKKKDFKLDVDSILDNITERTKIIFLCTPNNPTGNPIERKDIKKILESTEALVVVDHAYIEYSKDIYNVTKWALDYENLLILRTFSKIFGLAGARVGYGVANEEVINYMMRVKPVFSLTRLSQICTIAALRDREFFFYSREKGIESREILYRGLKKFKELKVYPSEANYLLVEIRNDMTSGEFCEELLKRGVIVRDCKSFEGLDGEYIRVSIGTFEEDRRFLEILKDIVS, encoded by the coding sequence GTGATAGAGAAACTTGTTAGAGACAGAGTCAAATCCCTTAAACCCTATGTACCAGGTAAATCTAAGGAAGAGATAATAAGAAAATACAATTTAAATCCAGAAGACATTATAAAGTTGGGATCCAATGAAAATCCCTGGGGATGCTCAAAAAAGATAAAAGAGGAGTTACTAAGAGAGATTGGAAATCTCCATCAGTATCCTGAACCTGTAAATCCTGTGCTTATGGAGGAGTTGGGTAATTTTTTAGACGTCCCAAGGGAGAATATCATAGTTGGGGGAGACGGGGCAGATGAAATAATAGATACGCTTATGAGGACCTTCGTAGACGTTGGAGATGAAGTGATCATCCCCATACCTACATTTACCCAGTACAGAGTTTCAGCCCATATACATGGAGCCAATATAAGGTATGGAAGATATAACAAGAAGAAGGACTTTAAATTGGATGTAGATAGTATATTGGACAACATAACAGAGAGAACTAAGATAATATTTCTCTGCACTCCAAACAATCCTACTGGTAATCCTATAGAGAGAAAAGATATTAAAAAAATCCTGGAATCTACAGAAGCACTGGTTGTAGTGGATCACGCCTATATAGAATACTCCAAGGATATCTACAATGTAACGAAGTGGGCGCTGGACTACGAAAACCTTCTAATTCTCAGAACCTTCTCAAAGATATTTGGACTGGCTGGTGCAAGGGTAGGTTACGGTGTTGCTAATGAAGAGGTAATAAACTATATGATGAGAGTTAAACCTGTCTTCAGTTTAACAAGGCTGAGCCAGATCTGTACTATCGCCGCATTGAGGGATAGGGAGTTCTTTTTCTATTCGAGAGAGAAAGGTATTGAGAGTAGGGAGATACTTTACAGAGGATTAAAGAAGTTTAAGGAGTTGAAAGTATATCCCTCCGAGGCTAACTATTTGCTTGTTGAGATTAGAAACGATATGACATCTGGGGAATTCTGTGAGGAACTTTTAAAAAGAGGTGTTATAGTTAGGGACTGTAAATCCTTTGAAGGTTTAGATGGAGAGTATATAAGAGTATCTATTGGAACCTTTGAGGAAGATAGAAGGTTCTTGGAGATATTGAAGGATATAGTCAGTTAA
- a CDS encoding shikimate kinase: protein MISSAVSPASGTIINGIATGKGSAFAIDLKVKTTVEFIDDGKKEVRGIVKDNPNIDTTLIELCLKNVLEYFDLDYSGKVITETEIPIRSGLSSSSATSNAVVMAAFDALGEKIDDKLILEIAIKSSFEAGVTVTGAYDDATASYYGGITITDNLERKIIKKDRFKEDIKVLVLIPKLNKNIDVKRMKLIKDYVEVAFRECLQGNYYRALFLNGLLYASALGFPTNIPIEAIEKGALTAGLSGTGPSYTILCYWEDVDKIKDALERYGRVIITELNNNGVEIV, encoded by the coding sequence ATGATATCTTCTGCCGTATCTCCTGCATCTGGGACTATTATCAACGGAATTGCCACTGGTAAAGGATCTGCATTTGCTATTGACTTAAAGGTAAAAACTACAGTTGAATTCATAGATGATGGTAAAAAAGAGGTAAGAGGTATAGTAAAGGATAACCCAAATATAGACACAACACTTATAGAGTTATGTTTAAAGAACGTTTTAGAATACTTTGATTTAGATTACTCGGGAAAAGTAATTACAGAGACAGAGATACCTATAAGATCTGGATTAAGTAGTAGTAGTGCCACATCTAATGCTGTAGTAATGGCTGCCTTCGATGCCTTAGGGGAGAAGATAGATGATAAACTTATATTGGAGATCGCGATAAAATCATCCTTCGAGGCAGGGGTAACAGTTACAGGTGCCTACGATGACGCCACTGCATCTTACTACGGTGGTATTACTATCACAGATAATCTGGAGAGAAAGATAATAAAGAAGGATAGGTTTAAAGAAGATATAAAAGTATTGGTGCTTATACCTAAGTTGAATAAAAATATCGATGTAAAAAGAATGAAGTTAATAAAAGATTACGTGGAGGTGGCATTTAGAGAGTGTTTGCAGGGAAATTATTACAGGGCGTTATTTTTAAATGGGCTCCTCTATGCTTCTGCCTTAGGTTTCCCAACTAACATACCTATTGAGGCTATTGAAAAAGGTGCTTTAACTGCAGGTCTCTCTGGAACTGGACCTTCCTATACAATTCTCTGTTATTGGGAAGATGTGGATAAGATCAAAGATGCACTTGAGAGATACGGAAGGGTAATTATCACTGAGTTGAACAACAATGGTGTTGAGATAGTATAA
- the hemL gene encoding glutamate-1-semialdehyde 2,1-aminomutase translates to MDIGLNLSKSKELFEEAKKYLVKGVNSPVRYFRPHPFFVDYAKDCYLFDVDGNRYIDYCLAYGPMVLGHGNSYVIKKVMEQLERGTLYGCPTEKEIILAKEIVKRVPSAEIVRFVNSGTEATMSAIRLARGITGRKKIVKFDGAYHGAHDYVLVKSGSGALTHGVPNSPGIPEETTRNTILVPLNDEDALRKVIKENKDEISCVIMEPVMGNIGCIPPKDGYLEFVREITEEWDILLIFDEVITGFRLAPGGAQEYYGVIPDLTTLGKILGGGFPIGALVGREDLMEHLSPSGPVYQAGTFNGNPISITAGIATLEQLDEDFYRKTFRSAEKIYKFIGECAEKRNIPHCVNGVGSMFQIYFTDGQVLDYESAKRSNIEMFNRYFYGLLKRGVFIPPSQFECCFTSVKHEGEVIEETLRAIEEVFKKFQ, encoded by the coding sequence ATGGATATTGGATTGAACCTATCTAAGTCCAAGGAATTATTTGAAGAAGCTAAAAAATACCTTGTAAAGGGTGTAAATAGTCCAGTTAGATATTTTAGACCTCATCCATTCTTCGTAGATTATGCAAAAGACTGCTACCTCTTTGATGTAGATGGAAACAGGTATATAGACTACTGTCTCGCCTACGGTCCTATGGTACTTGGCCATGGAAATTCCTACGTAATAAAGAAGGTAATGGAGCAGTTGGAGAGAGGAACACTCTACGGATGTCCCACTGAAAAAGAGATTATACTTGCAAAGGAAATTGTAAAGAGGGTACCATCTGCAGAGATTGTAAGATTTGTAAACTCCGGAACTGAAGCTACTATGAGTGCTATCAGATTGGCAAGAGGTATTACTGGGAGGAAGAAGATCGTTAAGTTTGATGGAGCTTACCATGGAGCTCATGACTACGTACTTGTAAAAAGTGGTAGTGGGGCTCTAACTCATGGGGTGCCTAACTCCCCAGGTATTCCAGAAGAGACGACGAGGAATACTATCCTTGTTCCCTTGAATGACGAGGACGCTCTTAGAAAGGTAATAAAGGAGAATAAGGATGAGATCAGTTGCGTCATTATGGAGCCAGTTATGGGCAATATAGGATGTATTCCTCCAAAAGATGGATACTTGGAGTTTGTAAGGGAGATTACGGAGGAGTGGGACATACTACTTATATTTGACGAAGTTATCACAGGGTTCAGGTTGGCACCTGGAGGAGCACAGGAGTACTACGGGGTTATCCCAGATCTAACTACCTTAGGTAAGATACTTGGAGGTGGATTTCCAATAGGTGCCTTAGTAGGTAGAGAGGATCTGATGGAACATCTCTCACCTTCTGGGCCAGTGTATCAGGCAGGTACCTTTAACGGTAATCCTATCTCCATAACCGCAGGTATTGCAACGTTGGAACAACTTGACGAAGACTTCTACAGGAAGACTTTTAGATCTGCAGAGAAGATATATAAGTTTATAGGAGAATGTGCAGAAAAGAGAAATATACCTCACTGTGTTAATGGAGTAGGATCTATGTTCCAGATATACTTTACAGATGGACAGGTTTTAGACTATGAGAGTGCCAAGAGGAGTAATATTGAGATGTTCAACAGATATTTCTACGGGCTTTTGAAGAGGGGAGTGTTCATTCCACCGTCCCAGTTTGAATGTTGTTTTACTTCTGTGAAGCATGAGGGGGAGGTAATAGAGGAGACTTTAAGAGCTATAGAGGAGGTATTTAAAAAGTTTCAATAA
- a CDS encoding adenosylcobinamide amidohydrolase has protein sequence MEEIYRLDDWKALKVRHTVEIGDESEKTTTLLIEFERSRKVLSTWEGFKVVKYVGNTSIPVPFWDKVHNYEEYRETVLRKIGVREEDIALLSTGADMNNIAIAKEEFDEFYVVAFTTAGAKYNAVRLGDEESYYIEKDFKIYRIVDGKISKDKNVGTVNIILITNANLTDGAMARSIITITEAKTNVFQELDIRSTKHPELQATGTGTDNVIVVKGYGRKVRYTGGHTKLGEMIAKVVKRSVRESLIKQDNLNI, from the coding sequence ATGGAGGAGATATACAGATTGGATGACTGGAAGGCCTTAAAGGTAAGACATACTGTGGAGATAGGAGATGAATCCGAAAAGACGACAACACTACTGATAGAGTTTGAAAGAAGTAGAAAGGTATTATCTACGTGGGAGGGGTTTAAAGTTGTAAAATACGTTGGTAACACTTCTATACCAGTTCCATTCTGGGATAAAGTTCATAACTACGAGGAATACAGGGAGACTGTCTTAAGGAAGATAGGAGTTAGGGAAGAGGATATAGCCCTTCTATCCACCGGTGCAGATATGAATAATATTGCCATAGCAAAGGAGGAGTTTGACGAGTTTTACGTAGTGGCCTTTACAACTGCTGGGGCGAAGTACAACGCTGTGAGGTTAGGGGATGAGGAGAGCTACTATATAGAGAAAGACTTTAAAATCTATAGAATAGTAGATGGGAAGATCTCTAAAGATAAAAATGTAGGTACTGTAAATATCATACTTATAACAAATGCTAACTTGACGGATGGAGCCATGGCGAGGAGTATAATAACAATCACAGAGGCTAAGACAAATGTATTCCAGGAGTTAGATATAAGGAGTACGAAACACCCGGAATTACAGGCGACAGGTACTGGTACTGATAATGTAATAGTAGTTAAAGGGTATGGAAGAAAGGTCCGATATACAGGGGGACATACTAAGTTAGGGGAAATGATAGCTAAGGTTGTTAAAAGGAGTGTAAGAGAGTCCTTGATAAAACAGGATAATTTAAATATATAA
- a CDS encoding winged helix-turn-helix domain-containing protein — protein MENMWPVIGKTAGRIYELLSKEGEKNITKIKEILRKEGYNDSIVVMAIGWLAREDNIEVLRDNKKWIIRLKR, from the coding sequence ATGGAAAATATGTGGCCTGTAATCGGAAAAACTGCAGGTAGGATATACGAATTGTTGTCTAAAGAGGGTGAGAAGAATATAACAAAAATAAAAGAGATTCTTAGAAAGGAGGGATACAACGATTCCATAGTTGTTATGGCAATAGGCTGGCTTGCCAGAGAAGATAACATAGAGGTACTAAGAGACAATAAAAAATGGATTATAAGGTTGAAGAGATAA
- a CDS encoding glycoside hydrolase family 15 protein, protein MVGIVGNGKLLAKLDDSGTIEYLFYPQLGFEKHIFDSAFALHYDSKTRWHWDYSWNITQKYLKDTNVLKTIYENDTFLITSIDYITVSHDILVKKLSIINKSEEKKHIKLFFYENLRMGEHPGENNVKFMKDNNCIVKYDNKYICSIGSNRKVSSYQCGVRYSDSSAYKDIENGILKEQEEARGTITDSALCWDIVVNPMNISQKITIPIYIVMREHGGRYDRGFIEVINTLNIAMKNRKDLYNMTLTYWRDILENRQNNLNITFLKDHEEHKRLKYADVCKRSILTIMMLCSPMGGIIASPSLYPDYRYVWNRDGSYMVVALDICGITHVGEKFFHWCKRTQNKDGSWTQNYYIDGNPRFTGMQNDQIGTTLWAILIHYRVTNDRVFLKKYWDMVRKGANYLADTVKTLSPCYDLWEEKYGVFAYTLGATYGGLKSACKIFKVLERENFKIDSSCKRDYSKWLSTIENLRSIINGFYLEEECRFAKSINPLDKTIDTSILGLSFPYNLIPADDPRMISTALQVESAYSYLVGGIGRYPGDVYFGGNPWIITTLWLAMYYKKLVDLLSKGMNTPSLNFDGDSVCYEDGEDSVEDKKEIKEIIKSLKEGNIPKDRIVSHCYKKYHQLINWVLNHCYNELFPEQIHKDSGAPFSAIPLGWSHAFAIMAVHLDNYDILMP, encoded by the coding sequence ATGGTAGGTATAGTTGGAAATGGAAAGTTATTAGCCAAACTGGATGATTCAGGAACCATAGAATATCTTTTCTACCCCCAGTTAGGTTTTGAGAAACATATATTTGACTCTGCCTTTGCACTACATTACGACAGTAAAACAAGATGGCACTGGGATTACTCGTGGAACATAACCCAGAAGTATCTGAAGGATACTAACGTTTTAAAAACTATCTACGAGAACGACACCTTTCTGATAACTTCTATTGACTATATCACAGTGTCTCACGATATCTTAGTTAAAAAGTTATCTATAATCAATAAAAGTGAAGAAAAAAAACATATAAAATTGTTTTTCTACGAGAATTTAAGGATGGGAGAACATCCAGGGGAGAATAATGTTAAGTTCATGAAGGATAATAACTGTATCGTAAAGTATGATAACAAATACATCTGTTCCATAGGTAGTAATAGAAAAGTGTCTTCCTACCAGTGTGGAGTTAGATACTCAGATAGTAGTGCCTACAAGGATATAGAGAATGGAATACTCAAAGAACAGGAGGAAGCTAGGGGGACTATTACAGACAGTGCCCTATGTTGGGATATTGTAGTGAATCCTATGAACATCTCCCAGAAGATAACCATTCCTATATATATAGTTATGAGGGAACATGGGGGACGGTATGACCGTGGGTTTATCGAAGTAATAAACACATTAAATATTGCCATGAAGAACAGAAAAGATCTCTACAACATGACTCTTACTTATTGGAGAGATATCTTAGAGAACAGACAGAATAATTTGAATATAACTTTTTTAAAAGATCATGAAGAACATAAGAGATTAAAATACGCGGATGTATGTAAAAGATCTATATTAACTATAATGATGCTCTGCAGTCCAATGGGAGGTATAATTGCTTCTCCTTCCCTCTATCCCGACTACAGGTATGTATGGAACAGAGATGGAAGTTATATGGTGGTTGCCCTAGATATATGTGGTATTACCCATGTGGGAGAGAAATTCTTCCACTGGTGTAAGAGGACTCAGAACAAGGATGGATCGTGGACTCAGAATTACTACATAGATGGAAATCCAAGATTTACAGGGATGCAGAACGATCAGATTGGCACCACTTTATGGGCGATACTTATACACTACAGAGTTACAAATGATAGGGTATTTTTAAAGAAATATTGGGATATGGTAAGGAAAGGAGCAAACTATTTAGCCGACACTGTTAAAACTCTATCTCCCTGTTACGACCTATGGGAAGAGAAATACGGAGTATTTGCATACACTCTAGGAGCAACCTACGGAGGTTTAAAATCTGCATGTAAAATTTTCAAAGTGCTAGAAAGGGAGAACTTCAAGATAGACAGTAGTTGTAAGAGAGATTATTCAAAGTGGCTTTCAACTATAGAGAATTTAAGGAGTATTATCAACGGATTCTACTTAGAAGAAGAGTGTAGATTTGCAAAATCTATAAATCCCCTGGATAAAACTATTGATACAAGTATATTGGGACTGAGTTTTCCATACAACCTTATACCTGCAGATGATCCAAGGATGATATCTACAGCTCTACAGGTTGAAAGTGCCTATAGTTACTTAGTAGGAGGTATAGGGAGATATCCAGGAGATGTTTATTTTGGGGGCAATCCCTGGATAATAACAACACTCTGGCTAGCGATGTACTACAAGAAATTAGTGGATTTATTATCTAAAGGGATGAATACTCCATCTTTAAACTTCGATGGAGACAGTGTCTGTTATGAAGATGGTGAAGACAGTGTCGAGGATAAAAAAGAGATTAAAGAAATTATAAAATCTTTAAAGGAAGGAAATATACCTAAGGATAGAATTGTATCCCACTGTTATAAGAAATACCATCAACTGATCAATTGGGTATTAAATCACTGTTACAACGAACTATTCCCTGAACAGATCCACAAGGACAGTGGGGCGCCCTTCTCTGCAATTCCCTTAGGATGGTCTCATGCCTTTGCAATAATGGCTGTGCATTTGGATAACTACGATATACTGATGCCCTAA
- a CDS encoding polysaccharide deacetylase family protein, which yields MLISFNFQVHQPHRFKKTVDNKKKDLWERYIDVNLNREIFNRVANKCYIPTNNLILELIDEYNIKVAYSITGVFLEQAMEFNEEVLDLFKDLVDTGNVEIIGETYHHSLSSLFEDHEDFREDIEKHREIIKDIFKYKVEIFRNTELIYNNRIAETVKDMGFKGIFAEGVDRILEWRSPNYLYEAPCGIKVLLRNYMLSDDIGFRFSSPNWEEYPLTADKYASWLANSKGDCIVIYIDYETFGEHHWKETGIFEFLRHLPEEIEKYPHLEFSTPSEIVEKCKAKGEFTVLECSTISWADSERDTSAWLGNKMQRISFERLKDIRRYVGKYLRLKYEISKDMEGKKKVDMDKMMEYKIYKNLQTSDNFYYQCTKGLSDMDVHSYFSHFETPYDAYATYMDVIYDFKSYLLINYIAGKCSKRIIKLKEEINKLKNIVASSDNKKKEEELISKIKHLERELLKKNKEIEYLLEENNKLIKEILFLKSKENIRDKDKKKDIEDLRDFIIGS from the coding sequence ATGCTGATCTCTTTTAACTTCCAAGTCCACCAGCCTCATAGGTTCAAAAAGACAGTTGATAATAAAAAGAAAGATTTGTGGGAAAGATATATCGATGTAAATCTCAATAGGGAGATATTCAACAGAGTGGCCAATAAATGTTATATTCCTACTAACAACCTCATCTTGGAGTTGATAGACGAATACAACATAAAGGTGGCCTACAGTATTACAGGTGTATTTTTGGAACAGGCTATGGAATTCAACGAGGAAGTGCTGGATCTATTCAAAGATCTGGTAGATACTGGTAACGTAGAGATCATAGGGGAAACTTACCACCACTCTCTTTCCAGTCTCTTTGAGGACCATGAAGATTTTAGAGAGGATATTGAGAAACATAGGGAGATAATTAAGGATATATTCAAATATAAGGTAGAAATCTTCAGAAACACAGAGTTGATATACAACAACAGAATAGCAGAGACTGTTAAAGATATGGGATTCAAAGGTATATTTGCCGAAGGTGTAGATAGGATATTAGAGTGGAGATCTCCAAACTACCTCTATGAAGCACCTTGTGGTATAAAGGTTCTCCTTAGGAACTACATGTTAAGTGACGATATAGGTTTCAGATTTTCTTCTCCAAACTGGGAAGAGTATCCTCTTACTGCAGATAAGTACGCCTCATGGCTAGCTAACTCTAAGGGAGATTGTATAGTTATATATATCGATTATGAGACTTTTGGAGAACATCATTGGAAGGAGACTGGTATATTTGAATTTTTAAGACACCTTCCAGAAGAAATTGAGAAGTATCCACACCTTGAATTCAGTACACCTTCTGAGATCGTTGAGAAGTGTAAAGCTAAGGGAGAATTCACTGTCTTAGAATGTTCTACTATATCTTGGGCTGACTCTGAGAGGGATACAAGTGCATGGTTGGGAAACAAAATGCAAAGAATATCGTTTGAGAGGTTGAAAGATATAAGAAGATACGTTGGAAAGTATCTTAGGTTGAAATATGAAATATCCAAGGATATGGAAGGTAAGAAAAAAGTTGATATGGACAAGATGATGGAATACAAGATATACAAGAACCTTCAGACAAGTGATAATTTCTATTATCAATGTACAAAGGGATTAAGTGATATGGATGTCCATTCCTACTTTAGCCACTTTGAAACTCCCTACGACGCCTATGCCACTTATATGGATGTGATATATGACTTTAAAAGTTATTTATTGATAAATTACATTGCAGGTAAATGTTCAAAGAGAATTATTAAGTTAAAGGAAGAGATAAATAAATTGAAAAATATTGTTGCAAGTTCAGACAATAAAAAGAAGGAAGAAGAGTTAATCAGTAAGATAAAACACTTAGAGAGAGAACTCCTTAAGAAAAATAAAGAGATTGAATATCTGTTAGAGGAAAATAACAAGTTAATTAAAGAGATATTATTTTTAAAATCTAAGGAAAATATTAGAGATAAAGATAAAAAGAAAGATATTGAAGATCTCAGAGATTTTATAATAGGTTCCTAA
- a CDS encoding pyruvate kinase alpha/beta domain-containing protein, producing MSIKKSIVYFERAGAQNTEETLKLAVERAQELNIKDIVVASSYGDTAKKLLDILEERSLPLNVVVVTYHQGFHEKDVITMSKETMEELKKRGAKIFMGPHALSGVERAISNKFGGAYPVEIIAHTLRTFGHGLKVCYEITLMAADGGLIKTKNDVIAIGGRSRGADTAVVIKPANLRNFFDIELREIICMPRDKRRMDE from the coding sequence ATGAGTATCAAAAAATCTATAGTATATTTTGAGAGAGCAGGGGCACAAAATACGGAAGAAACCTTAAAATTAGCAGTTGAAAGGGCCCAGGAGTTAAATATTAAAGATATAGTGGTAGCATCTTCCTACGGAGATACTGCAAAGAAACTCTTAGATATACTGGAAGAGAGGAGTCTCCCTCTAAACGTAGTTGTAGTTACTTACCATCAGGGGTTCCACGAGAAGGATGTAATAACTATGAGTAAAGAGACTATGGAAGAGTTAAAAAAGAGAGGGGCCAAGATATTCATGGGTCCTCATGCCCTAAGTGGTGTTGAGAGAGCTATCTCTAACAAATTTGGTGGAGCCTATCCAGTGGAGATAATTGCCCATACATTGAGAACCTTTGGACATGGGTTGAAGGTGTGTTATGAGATTACTCTAATGGCTGCAGATGGGGGACTTATTAAAACTAAGAACGACGTAATTGCGATTGGTGGGAGAAGTAGAGGGGCAGATACTGCAGTTGTGATAAAGCCTGCAAATCTAAGGAACTTCTTCGATATAGAGTTAAGGGAGATCATCTGTATGCCGAGGGATAAGAGAAGGATGGACGAATAA
- a CDS encoding YqaA family protein, with product MDIEILKHIFLELVEKYGLLGIFIIGFSEPIFQPFPTEIFMIFAISMGLDWRYVFLSALSGSLLGSTVTYYLSSRYGEKLALRFFREEEYRKGEKFFEKYGVLGFIVISFTPIPFEIMCWICGAFEMPFNRYILAILLSRLIKHGVFVLPFVFWGSDVWKLLKDIIS from the coding sequence ATGGACATAGAGATCCTTAAACATATCTTTTTAGAATTAGTTGAAAAATACGGATTGCTAGGTATCTTTATTATCGGTTTCTCTGAACCTATATTCCAACCTTTTCCAACGGAAATATTTATGATATTTGCTATATCTATGGGTTTAGATTGGAGGTATGTCTTCCTTTCTGCTCTCTCAGGCTCCTTACTGGGGTCTACTGTCACCTACTATTTATCCTCAAGGTACGGAGAGAAGCTGGCACTGAGATTTTTCAGGGAGGAAGAGTATAGGAAGGGGGAGAAGTTCTTTGAGAAGTATGGAGTGTTGGGCTTTATCGTTATAAGTTTCACACCTATACCTTTTGAAATAATGTGTTGGATATGTGGGGCCTTCGAGATGCCCTTTAATAGGTATATTCTTGCCATTCTATTAAGCAGGTTAATAAAGCACGGAGTATTTGTATTACCCTTTGTATTCTGGGGGTCGGATGTTTGGAAGTTGTTAAAAGATATTATAAGTTAA
- a CDS encoding HypC/HybG/HupF family hydrogenase formation chaperone yields the protein MCLAIPCKVVEIFEENGERYAIAEYKGVRQKAKLTLLEDVKVGDYILIHTGYALEVLSEEDAKLSLEAWEELFEAISELEKKEKKK from the coding sequence ATGTGTTTGGCAATACCATGTAAGGTTGTAGAAATATTTGAAGAAAATGGAGAGAGATATGCTATTGCAGAGTATAAGGGAGTGAGACAGAAAGCCAAATTAACACTCCTCGAGGATGTAAAGGTTGGAGATTACATTCTGATACATACAGGGTATGCCTTAGAGGTGTTAAGTGAAGAGGATGCAAAGTTAAGTTTAGAAGCATGGGAGGAGTTATTTGAAGCTATAAGTGAGTTGGAGAAAAAAGAGAAGAAAAAATAA